A window of Blastomonas sp. SL216 contains these coding sequences:
- the gmk gene encoding guanylate kinase, with protein MVNTVLQAPLARRGLLFILSSPSGAGKSTIARMLLEADSQLALSVSVTTRPPRPGEIDGTHYHFIDEAEFHRLVEDNALLEWAKVFGHYYGTPKAQVKQGLREGQDFLFDIDWQGTQQLYQRAEGDVVRVFILPPSLEELHRRLRSRNTDSEDVIAGRMARAQDEISHWDGYDFVVINDNVTSCFEKVSHILNSERMRRARQTGLIGYVRDLMNSPSP; from the coding sequence ATGGTCAATACCGTCCTTCAAGCGCCTCTGGCCCGCCGCGGCCTGCTGTTCATCCTGTCCTCGCCCTCGGGCGCGGGCAAATCCACGATCGCGCGGATGCTGCTGGAAGCGGACAGCCAGCTGGCCTTGTCCGTATCGGTGACCACGCGCCCGCCGCGTCCGGGCGAGATCGACGGCACCCATTATCATTTCATCGACGAGGCCGAATTCCACCGTCTGGTGGAAGACAATGCGCTGCTCGAATGGGCCAAGGTGTTCGGCCATTATTACGGCACGCCCAAGGCGCAGGTGAAGCAGGGTCTGCGCGAAGGCCAGGATTTCCTTTTCGACATCGACTGGCAGGGTACGCAGCAGCTGTATCAGCGCGCCGAGGGCGATGTCGTGCGCGTGTTCATCCTGCCGCCCTCACTCGAAGAACTGCACCGACGCCTGCGCAGCCGCAACACCGACAGCGAGGATGTGATTGCCGGGCGCATGGCGCGTGCCCAGGACGAGATCAGCCATTGGGACGGCTATGACTTTGTCGTCATCAACGACAATGTGACCAGCTGTTTCGAAAAGGTCAGCCATATCCTCAATTCAGAGCGCATGCGCCGCGCACGCCAGACCGGTCTGATCGGTTACGTCCGCGATCTGATGAACAGCCCCTCGCCCTGA
- a CDS encoding DUF4197 domain-containing protein, with protein sequence MAFRDLALAVSLSVVVVAIAAPAEAQSRKAAPSVGGSMKGLLGNASDSALDQLAQPGAFYADQAVRILLPGPLQKATKLMRLTDKAGITNNLVKSLNDAAGLAAQEAKPVFRSAIDSMTLADAVGIVAGGDTAGTQYLRRTSGEVLRQKMRPLVSNALGRTGAFKQLDALATSGTGGVLGALAGVDLSRDGLIDSVTDQAMSGIFTYIGREETNFRKNPLKSGKKLLDRVM encoded by the coding sequence ATGGCTTTCCGCGACCTGGCTTTGGCCGTTTCACTCAGCGTCGTAGTGGTGGCGATCGCGGCCCCTGCCGAGGCGCAAAGCCGCAAGGCTGCGCCGTCGGTCGGCGGATCGATGAAGGGCCTGCTCGGCAATGCTTCGGACAGCGCGCTTGACCAGCTCGCCCAACCCGGTGCCTTTTATGCCGATCAGGCGGTGCGCATCCTGCTGCCGGGGCCGCTGCAAAAGGCGACCAAGCTGATGCGCCTGACCGACAAGGCCGGCATCACCAATAATCTCGTCAAGTCCTTGAACGATGCCGCGGGCCTGGCCGCACAAGAGGCCAAGCCCGTGTTCCGTTCGGCCATCGACTCGATGACCCTGGCCGATGCCGTGGGCATCGTTGCCGGGGGCGATACCGCCGGTACGCAATATCTCAGGCGCACCTCTGGCGAAGTGCTGCGCCAGAAGATGCGCCCCCTGGTCAGCAACGCTCTGGGCAGGACCGGCGCGTTCAAGCAGCTTGATGCACTGGCGACCAGCGGAACAGGCGGTGTCCTGGGGGCGCTGGCGGGCGTGGATCTCAGCCGCGATGGACTGATCGACAGCGTGACCGATCAGGCGATGTCGGGCATCTTCACCTATATCGGGCGCGAAGAGACCAATTTCCGCAAGAACCCGCTGAAATCAGGCAAGAAGCTGCTCGACCGGGTGATGTGA
- a CDS encoding SDR family oxidoreductase, with product MSIENLFSVKGKVALVTGGSRGIGKMIAQGLIAAGCKVYISARKADACNATAQELGPNCISLPADVSSVAGARQLAAQFAEHESRLDILVNNAGAAWGAEFEDFPEIGWDKVMDLNVKSPFFLTQALHGLLKAGASAETPAKVINISSVDGMRVNPWETYSYQASKAALIQLTKRMAVRLLRDHIYVTGIGPGAFPSDMNKAARDYGDKVASGIPNKRVGDWQDISGAVIFLASRAGDYVIGTTIPVDGGIVNASVPQGGYDPEGH from the coding sequence ATGAGCATTGAGAACCTGTTTTCGGTCAAGGGCAAGGTGGCTTTGGTCACCGGCGGGTCGCGCGGCATCGGCAAGATGATCGCACAGGGCCTGATCGCCGCGGGCTGCAAGGTCTATATTTCCGCGCGCAAGGCCGATGCCTGCAATGCGACCGCACAAGAGCTGGGCCCGAACTGCATTTCGCTGCCGGCTGATGTGTCGAGCGTCGCAGGTGCGCGCCAACTGGCGGCGCAATTTGCCGAGCACGAAAGCCGGCTCGACATCCTGGTCAACAATGCAGGCGCCGCCTGGGGTGCCGAGTTCGAGGATTTCCCCGAAATCGGCTGGGACAAGGTGATGGACCTCAACGTCAAGTCGCCCTTCTTCCTGACCCAAGCACTGCATGGCCTGCTCAAGGCCGGTGCAAGCGCCGAGACCCCGGCCAAGGTCATCAACATTTCCTCGGTCGATGGCATGCGCGTCAATCCCTGGGAAACGTACAGCTATCAGGCGAGCAAGGCGGCGTTGATCCAGCTGACCAAGCGCATGGCTGTGCGCCTGCTGCGCGACCATATCTATGTCACCGGCATCGGCCCCGGCGCATTTCCGTCGGACATGAACAAGGCTGCGCGCGATTATGGTGACAAGGTCGCCAGCGGCATCCCCAACAAGCGCGTCGGCGACTGGCAGGATATCTCGGGCGCGGTGATCTTCCTCGCCAGCCGGGCAGGCGATTATGTCATCGGCACGACCATTCCGGTGGATGGCGGCATCGTCAATGCCTCGGTCCCGCAGGGCGGCTACGACCCCGAAGGCCATTGA
- a CDS encoding acyl-CoA dehydrogenase family protein yields MALDPDIFEALLEGVRRFVTERLRPLEAQVSETDEIPDDLVQDMRELGLFGLSISEDYGGLGLNMEEEVRIAFELGRTSPAMRSTFGTNVGIGSQGLVMDGNDAQKARYLPLIASGEIITSFALTEPDVGSDSGAVKTRAELDGDAYVLNGSKRYITNADKADLFTVMARTGGPGPKGVTAFLVPRDLPGLSVGKPERKMGQQGAHVCDVIFDNVRVPAENRLGAEGDGFKVAMRVLDRGRLHISAVCVGAAERLIADSIAYAKERQQFGKPIAEFQLIQAMIADSVAECKAAKALVLQTAKAKDRGERITEDCACAKLIASEMVGRVADRAVQIFGGAGYIADYGVERFYRDVRLFRIYEGTSEIQRTIIAREALRSEG; encoded by the coding sequence ATGGCACTCGATCCCGATATTTTCGAAGCCCTGCTGGAAGGCGTGCGCCGGTTTGTCACCGAACGCCTGCGCCCACTCGAGGCACAGGTGTCCGAGACGGACGAAATCCCGGATGACCTGGTGCAGGACATGCGGGAACTGGGGCTGTTCGGCCTGTCGATCAGCGAGGATTATGGCGGCCTCGGCCTCAACATGGAGGAAGAGGTCCGCATCGCCTTTGAACTGGGGCGGACGTCGCCCGCGATGCGCTCCACCTTCGGCACCAATGTCGGGATCGGCAGCCAAGGGCTGGTGATGGACGGCAATGATGCGCAGAAGGCACGATATCTGCCGCTGATCGCCAGCGGTGAGATCATCACCTCGTTCGCGCTGACCGAACCCGATGTCGGATCAGACAGTGGCGCGGTGAAGACCCGGGCCGAGCTCGACGGCGACGCCTATGTGCTCAACGGGTCGAAGCGCTACATCACCAATGCCGACAAGGCGGACCTGTTCACCGTCATGGCGCGCACCGGCGGGCCGGGGCCCAAGGGCGTGACTGCGTTCTTGGTGCCGCGCGATCTGCCGGGCCTGTCGGTCGGCAAGCCCGAGCGCAAGATGGGGCAGCAGGGCGCGCATGTCTGCGATGTCATTTTCGACAATGTCCGCGTTCCCGCCGAAAACCGGCTCGGCGCGGAGGGCGATGGCTTCAAGGTGGCGATGCGCGTGCTGGATCGCGGGCGGCTGCACATTTCGGCGGTCTGCGTGGGCGCGGCCGAGCGGTTGATCGCCGACAGCATTGCCTATGCCAAGGAACGCCAGCAGTTCGGCAAGCCGATTGCCGAGTTCCAGTTGATCCAGGCGATGATCGCCGACTCGGTGGCCGAGTGCAAGGCGGCCAAGGCGCTGGTGCTGCAGACCGCCAAGGCCAAGGACCGTGGCGAACGGATCACCGAGGACTGCGCCTGTGCCAAGCTGATCGCGTCGGAAATGGTGGGCCGCGTTGCCGACCGTGCCGTCCAGATTTTCGGGGGTGCCGGCTATATCGCCGATTACGGCGTCGAGCGTTTCTACCGCGATGTCCGCCTGTTCCGCATCTATGAGGGAACCAGCGAGATTCAGCGGACCATTATCGCAAGGGAAGCCTTGCGTTCGGAGGGATGA
- a CDS encoding acyl-CoA dehydrogenase has translation MPLYLNEDQAMLRDSAREFLKSEAPVSHMRKLRDEGCKDGFRHALWKQFGEMGFTGILIGEDDGGLGLGHVEAGVVLEEIGRNLSPSPFLSTAVAGVSALNHGSQHLKDKFFPGILAGETILALAIDEHAKHRPAQIATKAEKSGNGFKLTGKKQFVVQGASADALIVAARTAGAPGETDGITLFAVDKDAANLSLDNTRLVDSSMAAHVTLDGVEVDGDAVIGEVDQGWQVLSALLRAGRAGSAAELVGVGSGAMDMTVDYLKQRKQFGRLIGEFQALQHRAAHLYSEMEIARATVLKAQQLLDEGKDSADIYVSVAKAKAGRAANLSVREGVQMHGGIGMTDEYDIGFYMKRDRALNEFMGDANFHAGRVAEIFGY, from the coding sequence ATGCCACTCTACCTCAACGAAGACCAAGCGATGCTGCGCGACAGCGCGCGCGAATTCCTCAAATCCGAAGCCCCGGTCAGCCATATGCGCAAGCTGCGCGACGAAGGCTGCAAGGATGGTTTCCGCCACGCACTGTGGAAGCAGTTCGGCGAGATGGGCTTTACCGGCATCCTGATCGGTGAGGATGATGGTGGCCTGGGCCTCGGCCATGTCGAAGCCGGCGTGGTGCTGGAAGAAATCGGCCGCAACCTGTCGCCGTCTCCGTTCCTTTCCACGGCGGTGGCCGGCGTTTCCGCGCTGAACCATGGCAGCCAGCACCTCAAGGACAAGTTCTTCCCCGGCATTCTGGCTGGCGAGACCATCCTTGCGCTGGCGATCGACGAGCATGCCAAGCACCGCCCGGCGCAGATTGCCACCAAGGCGGAGAAATCGGGCAATGGCTTCAAGCTCACCGGCAAGAAGCAGTTCGTGGTCCAGGGTGCCAGCGCCGATGCATTGATCGTTGCCGCGCGCACCGCCGGTGCCCCGGGCGAAACCGATGGCATCACGCTGTTTGCCGTCGACAAGGATGCGGCCAACCTGTCGCTCGACAATACGCGGCTGGTCGACAGCTCGATGGCCGCGCATGTCACGCTCGATGGCGTCGAGGTCGATGGCGATGCGGTGATCGGTGAGGTCGATCAGGGCTGGCAGGTTCTCTCCGCGCTGCTGCGCGCAGGCCGTGCAGGCTCTGCTGCAGAGCTGGTCGGCGTGGGATCGGGTGCGATGGACATGACGGTCGATTATCTCAAGCAGCGCAAGCAGTTCGGCCGCCTGATCGGTGAATTCCAGGCACTGCAGCATCGCGCCGCGCATCTCTATAGCGAGATGGAAATTGCCCGCGCGACCGTCCTCAAGGCGCAGCAGCTGCTCGACGAAGGCAAGGACAGCGCGGATATCTATGTTTCGGTCGCCAAGGCCAAGGCGGGGCGCGCTGCGAATCTCTCGGTCCGCGAGGGCGTTCAGATGCACGGCGGCATCGGCATGACAGATGAATATGATATTGGCTTCTATATGAAGCGTGATCGTGCGCTGAACGAATTTATGGGCGATGCCAATTTCCACGCTGGCAGGGTCGCGGAGATATTCGGGTACTGA
- a CDS encoding acyl-CoA dehydrogenase family protein translates to MSDLDQFRTEVRAWLEENCPAEMREPVRGDDDICWGGRNWQFKNEAQKLWLDRCVAKGYTVPDWPQAYGGAGLSGPETKVLRQEMARIGARPPLSSFGIWMLGPALLHFGTEEQKVHYLGQIARGEIRWCQGYSEPGSGSDLVSLQTYGEDKGDHWVVNGQKIWTSYADKCDWIFCLVRTDKTNKYQGISFLLFDMETPGVTTKPIKLISGNSPFCETFFDNVVVPKHQIVGELNRGWDVAKYLLGHEREMISGGGLGDGAPSLGAQLKHSIGTNGLGQLDDGILRAELAQFDVDALAFKAMAERFGDEMKAGKGHPAQPNMMKYAGTELNKRRHELVMAGNGSDALEWESEASKGGAKARNWLRTKANSIEGGTSEVMLNVISKRILDLPGA, encoded by the coding sequence ATGAGCGATCTCGATCAGTTCAGGACAGAAGTGCGCGCATGGCTGGAGGAGAACTGCCCCGCCGAAATGCGCGAGCCGGTGCGCGGCGATGACGATATCTGCTGGGGCGGACGCAACTGGCAGTTCAAGAACGAGGCGCAGAAGCTGTGGCTCGATCGCTGCGTTGCCAAGGGCTATACCGTGCCCGATTGGCCCCAGGCTTATGGCGGCGCTGGCCTGTCCGGCCCCGAAACCAAGGTTCTGCGTCAGGAAATGGCCCGGATCGGCGCTCGTCCGCCGCTGTCGAGCTTCGGCATCTGGATGCTTGGCCCCGCCTTGCTGCACTTCGGCACCGAAGAGCAGAAGGTCCACTATCTCGGCCAGATCGCTCGCGGCGAAATCCGCTGGTGCCAGGGCTATTCGGAGCCCGGTTCGGGTTCGGACCTGGTGTCCCTCCAGACTTATGGCGAAGACAAGGGCGACCATTGGGTCGTCAACGGCCAGAAAATCTGGACCAGCTATGCCGACAAGTGCGACTGGATCTTCTGCCTGGTCCGCACCGACAAGACGAACAAATATCAGGGCATCTCGTTCCTGCTGTTCGACATGGAAACACCGGGTGTCACAACCAAGCCGATCAAGCTGATCAGCGGCAATTCGCCGTTCTGCGAGACGTTCTTCGACAATGTCGTGGTGCCCAAGCACCAGATCGTCGGCGAACTGAACCGCGGCTGGGATGTGGCCAAGTATCTGCTGGGCCATGAGCGCGAGATGATCTCGGGCGGCGGCCTGGGCGATGGCGCGCCGTCGCTGGGCGCGCAGCTGAAGCACTCGATCGGCACCAATGGCCTTGGCCAGCTTGATGACGGCATCCTGCGTGCGGAACTGGCGCAGTTCGATGTTGACGCACTGGCGTTCAAGGCGATGGCCGAACGCTTCGGCGACGAGATGAAAGCGGGCAAGGGACATCCGGCCCAGCCCAACATGATGAAATACGCCGGAACCGAGCTCAACAAGCGTCGCCACGAGCTGGTGATGGCGGGCAACGGATCGGACGCGCTGGAATGGGAAAGCGAAGCCTCGAAGGGCGGCGCCAAGGCCCGCAACTGGCTGCGCACCAAGGCGAACAGCATCGAGGGCGGCACCAGCGAGGTGATGCTCAACGTCATCTCCAAGCGTATCCTCGACCTGCCGGGGGCGTGA
- a CDS encoding MFS transporter: protein MTGPGVSPASAPAARVTMGTKLAFGFGSVAYGIKDNGFAVFLLIYFNQVIGMPAEQVGLAVALALVADAFFDPFVGHRSDATRSRWGRRHPWLYGAALPIALSWLLLWNPPEWSNGALFFYLIAVAMAVRFSFSAYEVPALAMLPEMTRDYHERTEVLRYRFLFGWLGGLVMLYAAYALLLVPEPGYANGVLNPNGYHRYALVGSAVMIVSVVVSALGTHRLLARPNTDAPAAHSHGLKDFAAALRFRPFQLLLAAGVCAFANQGLFFALTNYLMLYVWEFEQSVFNIYPFVLFLGVAVAFFIVGPASRRLEKPRTASIAALLSLVFATLPYWLRLAGLFPPTGSGVTTILILSLIALSITFGICAMMMISSMIADVTDASEAETGKRTEGIFFAGFFFMQKCVGGLGILASALILAIAGFPDNAEPGKVAPDVIDRLAITFAIATTLIGLSCAWLFSRFPLGRADHEARLAQIARP, encoded by the coding sequence ATGACCGGTCCCGGCGTCTCTCCTGCATCCGCGCCCGCTGCCAGGGTCACGATGGGCACCAAGCTCGCGTTCGGCTTCGGATCGGTCGCCTACGGCATCAAGGACAATGGCTTTGCGGTCTTCCTGCTGATCTATTTCAACCAGGTCATAGGGATGCCGGCCGAGCAGGTCGGCCTGGCTGTCGCCCTCGCGCTGGTCGCCGATGCGTTTTTCGATCCGTTTGTCGGGCACAGGTCTGATGCCACCCGCAGCCGCTGGGGCCGCCGTCACCCCTGGCTCTATGGCGCGGCGCTGCCAATTGCGCTGTCCTGGCTGTTGTTGTGGAATCCGCCCGAATGGAGCAACGGCGCACTGTTCTTCTACCTGATTGCGGTCGCCATGGCGGTGCGCTTCTCCTTCTCGGCTTATGAAGTGCCCGCGCTTGCCATGCTGCCGGAGATGACGCGCGACTATCACGAACGGACCGAGGTGCTGCGCTATCGCTTCCTGTTCGGCTGGCTCGGCGGACTGGTGATGCTCTATGCCGCCTATGCGCTGCTGCTGGTGCCCGAACCCGGCTATGCGAACGGCGTGCTCAACCCGAATGGCTATCACCGTTATGCGCTGGTCGGTTCGGCGGTGATGATCGTGTCTGTGGTCGTCTCTGCGCTCGGTACCCACCGGTTGCTGGCGCGCCCCAATACCGATGCGCCTGCCGCGCATAGCCATGGCCTCAAGGATTTTGCCGCAGCGCTGCGTTTCCGTCCGTTCCAGCTTCTGCTGGCCGCCGGGGTGTGCGCGTTCGCCAATCAGGGGCTGTTCTTCGCGCTGACCAATTACCTCATGCTCTACGTATGGGAGTTCGAACAGAGCGTGTTCAACATCTACCCGTTCGTGCTGTTCCTGGGCGTTGCAGTCGCGTTCTTCATCGTCGGACCGGCATCGCGGCGGCTGGAAAAGCCGCGCACCGCCTCGATCGCGGCGTTGCTCTCGCTCGTGTTCGCCACCCTGCCCTATTGGTTGCGCCTGGCGGGGCTCTTCCCGCCAACGGGCAGCGGGGTCACCACGATACTGATCCTTTCGCTCATTGCGCTTTCGATCACCTTCGGCATCTGTGCGATGATGATGATCAGCTCGATGATTGCGGACGTGACCGATGCCAGCGAGGCCGAGACGGGCAAGCGCACCGAAGGCATTTTCTTCGCCGGCTTTTTCTTCATGCAGAAATGCGTCGGTGGGCTGGGCATCCTGGCCTCGGCGCTGATCCTCGCGATTGCAGGCTTTCCCGACAATGCGGAGCCAGGCAAGGTCGCGCCGGACGTCATCGACCGGCTGGCCATTACCTTCGCCATCGCCACGACGCTGATCGGCCTGAGCTGTGCCTGGTTGTTCAGCCGCTTTCCCCTGGGCCGTGCCGATCACGAGGCGCGTCTGGCCCAGATCGCCCGACCTTGA
- a CDS encoding acyl-CoA dehydrogenase family protein encodes MDFDLTERQAYWRDRVRAHIEAHVRPRVKDYYAQQAEGGRWKVLQVIEDEKAKAKAAGIWNLFMPPSNPNLPHVDDSFEFDGPGLTNLEYALCAEEMGRVEMASEIFNCSAPDTGNMEVLHRYGTREHKDRWLGPLMNGEIRSAFLMTEPQVASSDATNIETSIRREGDEYVINGRKWWSSGAGDPRCKIAIVMGKTDFEAKRHAQQSMVLMPLDAPGVNILRHLPVFGYDDAPHGHMEIELKDVRIPASNMLLGEGRGFEIAQGRLGPGRIHHCMRTIGVAEEALAKMVRRLQSRVAFGKRISEHSIWEQRIAEARIDIEMTRLLCLKAADMMDKVGNKYAKAEIAMIKVAAPRIALKVIDDAIQAHGGAGVSEDFGLAKAYAHMRTLRLADGPDEVHNRTIARLEMGKHGVNAEEGFSSGDLGVAR; translated from the coding sequence ATGGATTTTGACCTTACCGAACGCCAGGCCTATTGGCGCGACCGCGTCCGCGCGCATATCGAGGCGCATGTCCGTCCGCGGGTGAAGGACTATTACGCGCAGCAGGCCGAAGGTGGTCGCTGGAAGGTGCTACAGGTCATCGAGGACGAGAAGGCCAAGGCCAAGGCTGCAGGCATCTGGAACTTGTTCATGCCGCCGTCGAACCCCAACCTGCCGCATGTCGACGACAGCTTCGAATTCGACGGCCCCGGGCTCACCAACCTGGAATATGCGCTGTGCGCCGAGGAAATGGGCCGGGTCGAAATGGCCAGCGAGATCTTCAACTGCTCCGCGCCCGATACCGGCAACATGGAAGTGCTGCACCGCTATGGCACGCGCGAGCACAAGGATCGGTGGCTGGGTCCGCTGATGAACGGCGAGATCCGTTCGGCCTTTCTGATGACCGAGCCGCAGGTCGCTTCGTCCGATGCGACCAACATCGAAACCTCGATCCGGCGCGAGGGTGACGAATATGTCATCAACGGCCGCAAATGGTGGTCGTCGGGCGCTGGCGATCCGCGTTGCAAGATCGCGATCGTCATGGGCAAGACCGATTTCGAGGCCAAGCGGCATGCGCAGCAGTCGATGGTGCTGATGCCGCTCGATGCGCCGGGCGTGAACATCCTGCGTCATCTGCCGGTGTTCGGCTATGACGATGCGCCGCACGGCCATATGGAAATCGAACTCAAGGACGTGCGCATTCCGGCCAGCAACATGCTGCTGGGTGAAGGCCGCGGTTTCGAGATCGCGCAGGGCCGCCTTGGCCCGGGCCGTATCCATCACTGCATGCGCACCATCGGCGTTGCGGAAGAGGCGCTGGCCAAGATGGTCCGCCGCCTCCAGTCGCGCGTCGCCTTCGGCAAGCGGATTTCGGAGCACTCGATCTGGGAACAGCGCATCGCCGAAGCGCGCATCGATATCGAGATGACCCGCCTGCTCTGCCTCAAGGCGGCTGACATGATGGACAAGGTCGGCAACAAATACGCCAAGGCCGAGATCGCGATGATCAAGGTCGCCGCCCCGCGCATCGCGCTCAAGGTCATCGACGATGCCATTCAGGCCCATGGCGGCGCAGGCGTCAGCGAGGATTTCGGTCTGGCCAAGGCCTATGCGCACATGCGCACGCTGCGCCTTGCCGATGGTCCGGACGAGGTCCACAACCGCACCATCGCGCGGCTGGAAATGGGCAAGCATGGCGTCAATGCCGAGGAAGGCTTCAGCTCGGGCGATCTGGGCGTGGCGCGTTGA
- a CDS encoding Zn-dependent alcohol dehydrogenase, with protein MRAAICFEPGKPLEIRDVTVDKPGPREVLIRTAATGVCRSDLHFVDGSYPAPLPFIPGHEAAGIVEAVGDGVSTVKVGDAVVTCLSAYCGHCEFCVTGRMALCIGQDTKRGPHQHPRLSLDGAPVNQLLNLSAYAEQMLVHEHACVAINPEMPLDRACVIGCAVTTGAGAIFNAADVVPGETVAVVGCGGVGLAAVNAAKIAGAGRIIAIDPVADKRALAARVGATDCIDAGADGAAEQVIELTKGGVHHAIEAVGRPASANMAVKVLRRGGTATILGMMPLAEKVGLSAMELLQGKKLQGSLMGNNRFPVEIPRLVEFYMRGMLDLDTIIAERLPLERINDAFDALRVGDSARSVIVYN; from the coding sequence ATGAGAGCTGCCATCTGTTTCGAACCGGGCAAGCCGCTCGAAATTCGCGATGTTACCGTCGATAAGCCCGGCCCGCGCGAGGTGCTGATCCGCACTGCCGCGACCGGCGTCTGCCGGTCCGACCTGCATTTCGTCGATGGCAGCTATCCTGCCCCCCTGCCCTTCATCCCGGGCCATGAAGCAGCGGGTATCGTCGAAGCAGTCGGGGACGGCGTTTCGACGGTGAAGGTCGGCGATGCCGTGGTCACCTGTCTCAGCGCCTATTGCGGCCATTGCGAGTTCTGCGTCACGGGCCGCATGGCTTTGTGCATAGGCCAGGATACCAAGCGCGGGCCGCACCAGCATCCCCGGCTCAGTCTGGACGGCGCACCGGTCAATCAGCTGCTCAACCTGTCGGCTTATGCCGAACAGATGCTGGTGCACGAACATGCCTGTGTCGCGATCAATCCGGAAATGCCGCTCGACCGGGCCTGCGTGATCGGCTGTGCGGTGACGACAGGTGCAGGTGCGATCTTCAACGCGGCCGATGTCGTGCCGGGTGAGACCGTCGCCGTGGTAGGCTGTGGCGGCGTCGGGCTGGCGGCGGTCAACGCGGCCAAGATCGCTGGTGCCGGGCGGATCATCGCGATCGACCCGGTGGCCGACAAGCGAGCCCTCGCGGCCAGGGTGGGCGCGACCGATTGCATCGATGCGGGCGCGGACGGTGCGGCTGAACAGGTCATCGAGCTGACCAAGGGCGGCGTTCATCACGCGATCGAGGCGGTGGGACGTCCGGCATCGGCGAACATGGCGGTGAAGGTGCTGCGGCGTGGTGGCACCGCCACGATCCTGGGCATGATGCCGCTGGCCGAAAAGGTCGGCTTGAGCGCCATGGAACTGCTGCAGGGCAAGAAGCTTCAGGGCTCGCTGATGGGCAACAACCGTTTTCCGGTTGAAATCCCGCGCCTGGTCGAGTTCTACATGCGCGGGATGCTTGACCTCGACACGATCATTGCCGAACGCTTGCCGCTGGAACGTATCAACGACGCCTTTGACGCGCTGCGGGTCGGCGACTCCGCGCGGTCAGTGATCGTCTATAATTGA
- a CDS encoding phosphotransferase family protein: protein MEQIDAQATMTGTMEVPEQDRLDEASLTRWFEANVEGFAGPLALSKFKGGQSNPTYKVTTPTAAYVLRRKPFGPLLPSAHAVDREYKVQAALYEQGFPVSRQFGLCEDDSVIGSMFYVMGFTDGASYWDGTLPGKTPEQRTAIYNAMIDTLAHLHSFDPVAIGLEDYGKPGNYCARQISRWTKQYRLSETETIAEMEWLIAWLEKTVPEQRGFGIAHGDFRIDNMIFAHDEPRVIALLDWELSTLGDPIADLGYFLMSWVQPAEGRNGLLGVDVKALGIPTLEEALARYVDKAGLDYVPDMDWYLAYNQFRIAAILQGIKKRVIDGTASSAQAAQMAQRVIPLAQAAWEYAKKAGAQ from the coding sequence ATGGAACAGATCGACGCACAGGCGACGATGACCGGCACCATGGAGGTGCCCGAGCAGGACCGGCTCGACGAGGCCAGCCTGACCCGCTGGTTCGAAGCAAATGTCGAGGGCTTTGCCGGGCCCCTGGCGCTTTCCAAGTTCAAGGGCGGACAGTCAAACCCGACCTACAAGGTGACGACTCCGACCGCCGCCTATGTGCTGCGGCGCAAGCCGTTCGGCCCGCTGCTTCCTTCGGCGCATGCTGTGGACCGCGAATACAAGGTGCAGGCGGCGCTTTACGAACAGGGCTTCCCGGTCTCGCGGCAGTTCGGCCTGTGCGAGGATGACAGCGTCATCGGCTCGATGTTCTATGTGATGGGCTTTACCGATGGTGCCAGCTATTGGGATGGTACCCTGCCCGGCAAGACGCCTGAGCAGCGCACAGCCATCTACAATGCGATGATCGATACGCTGGCGCATCTGCATAGTTTCGACCCCGTGGCGATCGGCCTGGAAGATTATGGCAAGCCGGGCAATTATTGCGCGCGCCAGATCTCGCGCTGGACCAAGCAATATCGTCTGTCAGAGACCGAGACCATTGCGGAAATGGAATGGCTGATCGCATGGCTGGAAAAGACAGTGCCCGAACAGCGCGGCTTCGGCATCGCCCATGGCGATTTCCGCATCGACAACATGATTTTCGCCCATGATGAACCGCGCGTGATTGCGCTGCTCGACTGGGAGCTGTCGACGCTGGGCGACCCCATTGCCGATCTCGGATACTTTCTGATGAGCTGGGTTCAGCCCGCCGAGGGACGCAACGGCCTGCTGGGTGTCGATGTCAAGGCGCTGGGCATCCCGACGCTGGAAGAGGCGCTCGCCCGCTATGTCGACAAGGCCGGACTGGACTATGTGCCCGATATGGACTGGTATCTCGCCTATAACCAGTTCCGCATCGCCGCGATCCTGCAAGGCATCAAGAAGCGCGTCATCGACGGTACGGCCTCGAGCGCACAGGCCGCGCAGATGGCGCAGCGCGTCATCCCGCTAGCCCAGGCGGCGTGGGAATATGCCAAGAAGGCCGGCGCGCAGTGA